A region of Nocardioides alkalitolerans DNA encodes the following proteins:
- a CDS encoding universal stress protein, translated as MTVLIAHAATDTAEAVLATGLHYAERLGVPAHVVNVLTGEAPLEERGASPDDLTELRARVAGAAVAVEVEQLRDPDPSEAILTRAAELGAVLVVVGVRRRSPVGKLLLGSVSQKVILEAEIPVLAVK; from the coding sequence GTGACCGTCCTCATCGCCCACGCCGCCACCGACACCGCCGAGGCGGTGCTGGCGACCGGCCTCCACTACGCCGAGCGTCTCGGTGTCCCCGCCCACGTCGTCAACGTGCTCACCGGGGAGGCGCCGCTCGAGGAGCGCGGCGCCTCGCCGGACGACCTGACCGAGCTCCGGGCGCGCGTCGCGGGCGCCGCGGTCGCCGTGGAGGTCGAGCAGCTGCGCGACCCCGACCCCTCCGAGGCGATCCTCACCCGCGCGGCCGAGCTGGGCGCGGTGCTCGTCGTCGTCGGCGTGCGCCGGCGCAGCCCCGTCGGGAAGCTGCTCCTCGGCAGCGTGTCGCAGAAGGTGATCCTCGAGGCGGAGATCCCGGTGCTCGCCGTGAAGTAG
- a CDS encoding GntR family transcriptional regulator — MPVPSSAVPRTPLLRERVFTTLRAAIVDGTLQPEERLVETELCAWLNVSRTPVREALGRLEQIGLVLVRPSSSTIVSPLSTRAAAEAQAVAASLHELAAREAVPLLRDEHVDAMTAANDRFADALARGDVQAAIEADDAFHGVFVDLAANRMLAGVLEDVTPLLRRMERARFATLVGRASVGQHRQIIEHALLGDVDAAARATRENWLTLDPAAD, encoded by the coding sequence ATGCCGGTTCCCTCCTCCGCCGTGCCGCGGACCCCCCTCCTGCGTGAGCGCGTCTTCACGACCCTCCGCGCAGCGATCGTCGACGGCACGCTGCAGCCCGAGGAACGGCTGGTCGAGACGGAGCTCTGCGCGTGGCTCAACGTGAGCCGCACCCCGGTGCGCGAGGCGCTCGGCCGGCTCGAGCAGATCGGCCTCGTGCTCGTGCGGCCCAGCAGCTCCACGATCGTCAGCCCGCTCAGCACGCGGGCGGCGGCCGAGGCGCAGGCCGTGGCGGCCAGCCTCCACGAGCTGGCGGCCCGCGAGGCCGTGCCGCTGCTCCGCGACGAGCACGTGGACGCGATGACGGCGGCGAACGACCGCTTCGCCGACGCGCTGGCTCGCGGCGACGTGCAGGCGGCGATCGAGGCGGACGACGCGTTCCACGGCGTCTTCGTCGACCTGGCCGCCAACCGGATGCTCGCCGGCGTCCTCGAGGACGTCACCCCGCTGCTGCGCCGCATGGAGCGGGCCCGCTTCGCGACCCTCGTCGGCCGGGCCTCGGTCGGCCAGCACCGCCAGATCATCGAGCACGCGCTCCTCGGCGACGTCGACGCCGCCGCCCGCGCCACCCGTGAGAACTGGCTGACGCTCGACCCCGCGGCCGACTGA
- a CDS encoding 1-aminocyclopropane-1-carboxylate deaminase, translating into MSFDGLDRFERYPLLFGPSPVHPLQRLTEHLGGAQIWAKREDCNSGLAYGGNKTRKLEYIVPDAIAQGADTLVSIGGYQSNHTRQVAAVAARLGMKARLVQEKWVDWPDAVNDKVGNILLSRIMGADVRLDPAGFDIGIRNSWEQALEEVRAAGGTPYGIPAGASEHPLGGLGFANWAREVEQQEAELGVFFDTIVVCTVTGSTHAGMIAGFAATERPRRVIGIDASATLEKTRAQVERIARHTADLIQIGRDLRDDEITVLEGWAGDLYGIPVQSTLDAIRLSGELEGMIIDPVYEGKSMAGLVDLVRSKEIPDDATVLYAHLGGQPALNAYSGIFS; encoded by the coding sequence ATGAGCTTCGACGGCCTCGACCGGTTCGAGCGTTACCCCCTGCTGTTCGGCCCCAGCCCCGTGCACCCGCTGCAGCGGCTCACCGAGCACCTCGGCGGCGCGCAGATCTGGGCCAAGCGGGAGGACTGCAACTCCGGCCTCGCCTACGGCGGCAACAAGACGCGCAAGCTGGAGTACATCGTGCCGGACGCGATCGCCCAGGGCGCGGACACGCTCGTCTCCATCGGCGGCTACCAGTCCAACCACACCCGCCAGGTCGCCGCGGTGGCCGCCAGGCTGGGCATGAAGGCGCGCCTCGTGCAGGAGAAGTGGGTGGACTGGCCGGACGCGGTCAACGACAAGGTCGGCAACATCCTGCTCTCGCGGATCATGGGCGCCGACGTGCGGCTCGACCCCGCCGGCTTCGACATCGGCATCCGCAACTCGTGGGAGCAGGCGCTGGAGGAGGTCCGCGCGGCCGGGGGCACGCCGTACGGCATCCCCGCCGGCGCGTCCGAGCACCCCCTCGGCGGTCTCGGCTTCGCCAACTGGGCGCGCGAGGTGGAGCAGCAGGAGGCCGAGCTCGGCGTCTTCTTCGACACCATCGTCGTCTGCACCGTCACCGGCTCCACGCACGCGGGCATGATCGCGGGCTTCGCCGCCACCGAGCGGCCCCGCCGGGTGATCGGCATCGACGCCTCCGCCACCCTCGAGAAGACGCGCGCGCAGGTCGAGCGGATCGCGCGCCACACCGCCGACCTCATCCAGATCGGCCGCGACCTCCGCGACGACGAGATCACCGTGCTCGAGGGCTGGGCGGGCGACCTCTACGGCATCCCCGTGCAGTCGACGCTCGACGCGATCCGCCTCAGCGGCGAGCTCGAGGGCATGATCATCGACCCCGTCTACGAGGGAAAGTCGATGGCCGGGCTCGTGGACCTGGTGCGCTCGAAGGAGATCCCGGACGACGCGACGGTGCTCTACGCGCACCTGGGCGGCCAGCCGGCGCTGAACGCCTACTCCGGCATCTTCTCCTGA